One window of the Esox lucius isolate fEsoLuc1 chromosome 8, fEsoLuc1.pri, whole genome shotgun sequence genome contains the following:
- the scamp4 gene encoding secretory carrier-associated membrane protein 4 isoform X2, translating into MTDRVNNFPPLPQFLRIKPCFYQNVEEEIPAPHRQLVRKVYKLWILYSVTLCVNVVSCIAWWAGGGSATNFGLSLLWLLLFSPCSYTCWFRPLYKAFRADSSFNFMAFFFIFFFQCVLALIQTVGISGWGACGWIATVMFFSYSIGSAVVMLFSALLFTVVTVLMGLVLIRVHRMYRGGGGSFERAQEEWSTGLWKSAPVREAGFNAVTETGPSLPQYPAAVPSYPDNGPW; encoded by the exons ATGACAG ACCGAGTCAACAACTTCCCTCCACTGCCTCAGTTCCTGCGAATCAAGCCCTGCTTTTACCAAAATGTGGAGGAGGAGATCCCTGCCCCCCACAGGCAGCTAGTACGCAAGGTCTACAAACTCTGGATTT TGTATTCAGTCACACTGTGTGTGAACGTGGTGTCGTGTATAGCTTGGTGGGCAGGAGGGGGAAGCGCAACAAATTTTGGCCTCTCCCTCCTCTGGCTTCTTCTCTTCAGTCCGTGCAGCTACACCTGCTGGTTTAGACCTCTTTACAAGGCTTTTCG GGCTGACAGTTCCTTCAACTTCATGGCCTTTTTCTTCATCTTCTTCTTCCAGTGTGTTCTTGCTCTCATTCAGACTGTGGGCATTTCTGGTTGGGGTGCTTG TGGCTGGATCGCGACAGTGATGTTTTTCAGCTACAGCATTGGTTCTGCTGTAGTCATGCTATTTTCAGCGCTGCTCTTCACAGTGGTGACTGTGTTAATGGGACTGGTTCTCATTAGG GTTCACAGGATGTATCGTGGTGGAGGGGGCAGCTTTGAGCGTGCACAGGAAGAGTGGAGCACTGGACTCTGGAAGAGTGCCCCTGTTAGAGAGGCTGGCTTCAATGCAGTCACTGAAACTGGCCCAAGCCTACCCCAATACCCAGCTGCTGTGCCAAGCTACCCAGATAATGGCCCCTGGTGA
- the scamp4 gene encoding secretory carrier-associated membrane protein 4 isoform X1 → MTDRVNNFPPLPQFLRIKPCFYQNVEEEIPAPHRQLVRKVYKLWILYSVTLCVNVVSCIAWWAGGGSATNFGLSLLWLLLFSPCSYTCWFRPLYKAFRADSSFNFMAFFFIFFFQCVLALIQTVGISGWGACGWIATVMFFSYSIGSAVVMLFSALLFTVVTVLMGLVLIRVSPTHLPTLNPETFREREKNYCDFVCVTSWFVRSAVVRFTGCIVVEGAALSVHRKSGALDSGRVPLLERLASMQSLKLAQAYPNTQLLCQATQIMAPGETLSGL, encoded by the exons ATGACAG ACCGAGTCAACAACTTCCCTCCACTGCCTCAGTTCCTGCGAATCAAGCCCTGCTTTTACCAAAATGTGGAGGAGGAGATCCCTGCCCCCCACAGGCAGCTAGTACGCAAGGTCTACAAACTCTGGATTT TGTATTCAGTCACACTGTGTGTGAACGTGGTGTCGTGTATAGCTTGGTGGGCAGGAGGGGGAAGCGCAACAAATTTTGGCCTCTCCCTCCTCTGGCTTCTTCTCTTCAGTCCGTGCAGCTACACCTGCTGGTTTAGACCTCTTTACAAGGCTTTTCG GGCTGACAGTTCCTTCAACTTCATGGCCTTTTTCTTCATCTTCTTCTTCCAGTGTGTTCTTGCTCTCATTCAGACTGTGGGCATTTCTGGTTGGGGTGCTTG TGGCTGGATCGCGACAGTGATGTTTTTCAGCTACAGCATTGGTTCTGCTGTAGTCATGCTATTTTCAGCGCTGCTCTTCACAGTGGTGACTGTGTTAATGGGACTGGTTCTCATTAGGGTGAGTCCAACACACCTACCCACACTCAATCCTGAAACA tttagagaaagagaaaaaaactattgtgaTTTTGTCTGTGTGACTAGTTGGTTTGTCCGCTCTGCCGTTGTCAGGTTCACAGGATGTATCGTGGTGGAGGGGGCAGCTTTGAGCGTGCACAGGAAGAGTGGAGCACTGGACTCTGGAAGAGTGCCCCTGTTAGAGAGGCTGGCTTCAATGCAGTCACTGAAACTGGCCCAAGCCTACCCCAATACCCAGCTGCTGTGCCAAGCTACCCAGATAATGGCCCCTGGTGAAACACTAAGTGGGCTCTAG